A single window of Synechococcus sp. C9 DNA harbors:
- a CDS encoding GNAT family N-acetyltransferase, whose protein sequence is MFQKTGYTLRWLKGVGEVPAQQWNALALPLATPFLEWEWLNHLETSGSAIPRTGWLPRHLTLWRGNTLVAAAPLYLKGHSYGEFVFDHQWAELAYRLGEPYYPKLVGMTPFTPAVGYRFLIAQGESGVNELFLEAIDQFCQREGISSCHFLFADPEWSEAVVPLGWHRWLHHHYLWQNHHYQSFEDYLAHFNANQRRNIKRERQAVHKAGIRMHTLHGAEIPEHFLSVMYDLYSNTCDRFLWGSKYLTRQFFQSLYRDYRHRLLFSVATTNQGGNEPVGMAFCIIKNQQLYGRYWGAWQEVDSLHFETCYYTPIAWAIDQGVQTFDPGAGGRHKKRRGFWATPNFSLHRFYTHRLGAILPEYIHQTNEYTIQEIQAINENIPLKATPPQTQVAGMTLSIHEETEEGND, encoded by the coding sequence TTGTTTCAGAAGACCGGTTATACCCTGCGGTGGCTGAAGGGGGTGGGGGAGGTGCCCGCCCAACAGTGGAATGCGCTGGCATTGCCCTTGGCGACTCCCTTTTTGGAGTGGGAGTGGTTGAACCACCTGGAGACCTCCGGCAGTGCCATTCCCCGCACCGGCTGGTTGCCCCGGCATTTGACCCTTTGGCGGGGAAATACCCTGGTGGCGGCGGCTCCCCTCTACCTCAAGGGGCACAGCTACGGGGAATTTGTCTTTGACCACCAGTGGGCGGAATTAGCCTATCGGTTGGGGGAACCCTACTATCCCAAGCTGGTGGGGATGACCCCTTTTACCCCGGCGGTGGGCTATCGGTTTTTGATAGCGCAGGGGGAAAGTGGGGTGAATGAGCTTTTTTTGGAAGCGATTGACCAGTTTTGCCAACGGGAGGGCATTTCCAGTTGTCATTTTTTATTTGCCGACCCGGAATGGAGCGAGGCGGTCGTGCCCCTGGGCTGGCATCGGTGGTTACATCACCATTACCTTTGGCAAAATCACCATTACCAGTCCTTTGAAGATTATTTAGCCCATTTCAATGCCAATCAGCGGCGCAATATCAAACGGGAACGGCAGGCGGTACACAAGGCGGGGATACGGATGCACACCTTGCACGGGGCGGAGATTCCCGAGCATTTTTTGAGTGTGATGTATGACCTGTATAGCAACACCTGCGACCGATTTCTCTGGGGGAGTAAGTATTTAACGCGGCAATTTTTTCAAAGTTTATACCGGGATTATCGGCATCGCTTATTATTCAGTGTTGCCACTACCAACCAAGGGGGAAATGAGCCAGTGGGGATGGCTTTTTGTATCATCAAAAACCAGCAATTGTATGGGCGGTATTGGGGGGCATGGCAGGAGGTGGATTCCCTGCATTTTGAGACCTGTTATTACACTCCCATTGCCTGGGCGATTGACCAGGGGGTGCAGACGTTTGACCCTGGGGCGGGAGGACGGCACAAGAAACGGCGGGGTTTTTGGGCAACTCCTAATTTCAGCCTGCACCGATTTTATACCCACCGGTTGGGAGCGATTTTGCCGGAATATATTCACCAGACCAACGAATATACGATCCAGGAAATTCAGGCAATCAACGAAAACATTCCGCTCAAAGCGACTCCCCCCCAAACCCAGGTGGCGGGGATGACCCTTTCCATCCATGAGGAAACCGAAGAGGGAAATGATTAA
- a CDS encoding PIN domain-containing protein → MRDRVFIDTNIWVYSHLKQKDDRKSDIATSLLENLPTLVISTQVLSEYYSAMLKNKVPDHLIQENLEVMISVSEVQVIQISTIRLCHRLKINNGLSYWDSLIMASAIESNCQYLYSEDMQKNQIIDKQVQIINPFQ, encoded by the coding sequence ATGAGAGATAGAGTCTTTATTGATACTAATATTTGGGTGTACTCTCATCTCAAACAAAAAGATGACCGTAAATCTGATATTGCCACCTCATTGTTAGAAAATCTACCTACATTGGTGATCAGTACTCAAGTTTTGAGTGAATACTACAGTGCAATGCTCAAGAATAAGGTTCCAGATCACCTAATCCAAGAGAATCTGGAGGTAATGATTAGCGTGTCCGAAGTTCAAGTTATTCAAATCAGCACTATCAGACTTTGCCATCGCCTAAAAATAAATAACGGTTTATCCTATTGGGACAGCTTGATTATGGCTAGTGCGATTGAGTCCAATTGTCAGTATTTGTATTCTGAAGATATGCAAAAAAATCAGATTATTGATAAACAAGTCCAAATTATTAATCCATTTCAATAG
- a CDS encoding UDP-N-acetylmuramoyl-L-alanyl-D-glutamate--2,6-diaminopimelate ligase, whose translation MKLGDLLNSITPYLPPLAGQNPLWQASVTGITCDSRQCQPGMVFVGLPGTQVDGGDFWPQALANGAIVALVTPRPDLPPQVLPVSDIAQACGELAAAFYGYPCRCLQMVGVTGTNGKTTTTHILEFLLQNALGNTALLGTLYNRWPGYTQTASHTTPLAVELQRDLAQAVQAGCRVAVMEVSSHALAQGRVAGCAYDGAVFTNLTQDHLDFHRTMENYFQAKALLFEPNLLRGRAIVNQDDPYGQRLLRELEQRHTPRWSYSALGQPADITVQQVDYTPAGITATMTTPVGGGMLRIPLMGQFNLSNTLAAVGAALHLGVRFEQIQEILPKFPGVPGRMERVRVCPEQEITVVVDYAHTPDGLANGLRALRPFVGGRLICVFGCGGDRDRTKRPMMGKIAAELSDMVVVTSDNPRTEDPQRIIQDILQGIPGTPLVIPDRQEAIHRAIHMAQPGDGVMIAGKGHEDYQILGTTKIHFDDREEATIALNNRYSRG comes from the coding sequence ATGAAGCTGGGGGATTTATTAAATTCCATCACGCCCTATCTTCCGCCCCTCGCTGGGCAGAACCCCCTCTGGCAGGCATCGGTGACCGGGATTACCTGTGATTCCCGCCAATGCCAACCGGGGATGGTGTTTGTGGGTTTGCCCGGTACCCAGGTGGATGGGGGGGACTTTTGGCCGCAAGCCCTGGCCAATGGTGCGATTGTTGCCCTGGTCACACCCCGCCCGGATTTGCCCCCCCAGGTACTGCCGGTGTCGGACATTGCCCAAGCCTGTGGGGAATTGGCCGCCGCATTTTATGGTTATCCCTGCCGGTGTTTGCAAATGGTGGGGGTCACGGGTACCAACGGCAAAACCACCACCACCCACATTCTGGAATTTTTATTACAAAATGCTTTGGGAAATACAGCTTTATTAGGTACATTGTACAACCGCTGGCCGGGTTATACCCAAACGGCGAGTCACACCACCCCCTTGGCGGTGGAGTTGCAACGGGATTTGGCGCAGGCGGTGCAAGCGGGCTGTCGGGTGGCGGTGATGGAGGTAAGTTCCCATGCCCTGGCGCAGGGACGGGTGGCGGGGTGTGCCTACGATGGGGCGGTTTTTACCAACCTCACCCAGGATCATCTGGATTTTCACCGGACGATGGAAAACTACTTTCAGGCGAAGGCACTCTTGTTTGAACCCAACCTGTTGCGGGGGCGGGCGATTGTCAACCAGGATGACCCCTACGGGCAACGGTTGTTACGGGAATTAGAGCAACGCCATACCCCCCGGTGGAGCTACAGTGCGCTGGGGCAACCGGCGGATATAACGGTTCAGCAGGTGGACTATACGCCAGCGGGAATTACTGCCACCATGACCACTCCCGTTGGGGGTGGGATGCTTCGGATTCCCCTGATGGGGCAATTTAATTTGAGCAATACCTTGGCGGCGGTGGGGGCGGCTTTGCATCTGGGCGTTCGGTTTGAGCAAATTCAAGAAATCTTGCCCAAATTTCCGGGGGTGCCGGGGCGGATGGAGCGGGTGCGGGTGTGCCCGGAGCAGGAGATTACCGTCGTGGTGGACTATGCCCATACCCCGGATGGGTTGGCGAATGGTCTGCGGGCGTTGCGTCCGTTTGTGGGCGGGCGGTTGATCTGCGTGTTTGGCTGTGGTGGCGACCGGGATCGCACTAAACGTCCCATGATGGGCAAAATTGCCGCCGAATTGAGCGATATGGTCGTCGTTACCTCGGATAATCCCCGCACGGAAGACCCCCAGCGGATCATCCAGGATATTCTGCAAGGCATTCCTGGCACGCCCTTGGTGATCCCGGATCGGCAGGAGGCAATCCACCGAGCGATTCACATGGCACAGCCTGGGGACGGAGTAATGATCGCCGGGAAAGGTCACGAGGATTACCAAATTTTAGGCACGACCAAAATCCATTTTGACGACCGGGAAGAGGCGACCATTGCGCTGAACAATCGTTACAGTCGGGGTTGA
- a CDS encoding fumarylacetoacetate hydrolase family protein produces the protein MQVRVWTAERVVYGTVAADESMQVWTDAPWLGGRETGERLAPGTYQLLVPTLPSKIVAAGRNYIDHAAEMQATVPVEPVIFLKPPTTLLAPGGDIVYPAQSRRVDYEGELAVVIGQKAWRLTPEEAVAAIWGYTIANDVTARDLQKRDEQWTRSKGFDTFCPLGPGIVRELSLEATLETWVNGERKQAAKLQEMVFKPPVLVSYISQVMTLLPGDVVLTGTPAGIGPLQPGDEVQIRITGLGTLRNRVVAQPRL, from the coding sequence ATGCAAGTGCGGGTGTGGACGGCAGAGCGGGTGGTGTATGGCACGGTGGCGGCGGATGAGTCCATGCAGGTGTGGACGGATGCGCCCTGGTTGGGGGGGAGAGAAACCGGGGAAAGGTTGGCACCGGGCACTTATCAGCTTTTGGTACCCACCCTGCCCAGTAAAATTGTTGCCGCTGGGCGTAATTACATTGACCATGCCGCCGAGATGCAGGCGACGGTGCCGGTGGAGCCGGTGATTTTTCTCAAACCCCCCACCACCCTGTTGGCTCCGGGGGGGGACATCGTTTATCCTGCCCAGTCCCGGCGGGTGGACTACGAGGGGGAATTGGCGGTGGTGATCGGGCAGAAGGCGTGGCGTTTGACCCCGGAAGAGGCGGTGGCGGCGATTTGGGGTTATACCATTGCCAACGATGTGACGGCGCGGGATTTGCAAAAACGGGATGAGCAATGGACCCGCAGTAAGGGGTTTGATACGTTTTGTCCCTTGGGGCCGGGGATCGTGCGGGAATTGTCCCTGGAGGCGACCCTGGAAACCTGGGTGAATGGGGAACGGAAACAGGCGGCCAAGTTGCAGGAAATGGTGTTCAAACCGCCGGTGTTGGTGAGCTATATTAGCCAGGTGATGACCCTCCTGCCGGGGGATGTGGTGCTGACGGGCACGCCTGCGGGGATTGGCCCACTGCAACCGGGGGATGAAGTGCAAATACGCATTACGGGACTGGGTACCCTCCGCAATCGGGTGGTGGCTCAACCCCGACTGTAA
- the rpsF gene encoding 30S ribosomal protein S6 has translation MTVAPKPFYETMYILRPDLGDELTQQAIEKFKTTLSEVGGEEIQVLNRRRRRLAYPIQKFSDGIYVQLNYYGNSRTVAAFERAMRLSEEVIRFLTIAQTPPQPAPAVEPTAVATPE, from the coding sequence ATGACCGTTGCCCCCAAACCCTTTTATGAGACCATGTACATTCTGCGCCCGGACTTGGGGGATGAGTTGACCCAGCAGGCGATTGAGAAATTCAAAACCACTTTGAGCGAAGTGGGGGGCGAGGAAATTCAGGTGTTGAACCGGAGACGGCGGCGACTGGCCTACCCAATCCAAAAATTTTCCGATGGCATCTATGTCCAGTTAAACTACTACGGCAACAGCAGGACGGTAGCGGCCTTCGAGCGAGCCATGCGTCTCAGTGAAGAGGTGATTCGGTTTTTGACCATTGCCCAAACGCCTCCCCAACCCGCACCAGCAGTAGAACCGACCGCCGTTGCCACCCCGGAGTAG
- a CDS encoding 2TM domain-containing protein, which translates to MPPRWSRRPDPADPAYRRLADRINLAVHIAFFAATNSTLWFFHELNGAFPRLPWVTGLWGLGLLVHGFYVVKLSGGENQ; encoded by the coding sequence ATGCCACCCCGTTGGTCTCGCCGACCTGACCCCGCAGACCCGGCTTACCGGCGGTTGGCTGACCGCATTAATTTGGCAGTACATATTGCTTTTTTTGCCGCCACCAATTCTACTTTGTGGTTTTTCCATGAATTGAATGGAGCCTTTCCCCGTTTGCCCTGGGTGACGGGGTTGTGGGGGTTGGGACTCCTGGTGCATGGGTTTTATGTGGTGAAATTGAGTGGGGGTGAGAATCAATAA
- a CDS encoding MEKHLA domain-containing protein, with the protein MNAYPWQEAWVEQHSALLCESFYHWTGQPLLPEMGELTSFGAALFHSPRVVLSHDTQADPQFNYANQRALDLWETTWDQLIGLPSRFSAEPEVQPERKHFLQQVQQQGWANHYQGIRISRQGRKFFIRNAILWNVVDAMGNLYGQAAMFTQWDWLDDV; encoded by the coding sequence ATGAACGCATACCCTTGGCAAGAGGCATGGGTGGAACAACACAGTGCGCTTTTGTGCGAGAGTTTCTATCATTGGACAGGGCAACCATTACTCCCTGAAATGGGTGAATTGACTTCATTCGGAGCGGCTTTATTTCACAGCCCAAGGGTGGTTTTATCCCATGACACCCAAGCTGACCCCCAGTTTAATTATGCCAATCAAAGGGCTTTGGATTTATGGGAAACCACCTGGGATCAATTGATCGGTCTGCCATCTCGGTTCTCTGCGGAACCAGAAGTGCAACCCGAACGTAAACATTTTTTACAACAGGTGCAACAACAGGGTTGGGCAAACCATTACCAGGGCATCCGCATCAGCCGTCAAGGTCGCAAATTTTTCATTCGCAATGCCATTTTATGGAATGTTGTCGATGCAATGGGTAACCTTTATGGGCAGGCGGCGATGTTTACCCAATGGGATTGGTTAGATGATGTGTGA
- a CDS encoding uracil-DNA glycosylase: MDLFQLAAPPDPPAPTATYANLEELTATCLTCQKCELAATRTHVVVSRGNPHAPLMIIGEGPGQQEDETGLPFVGRAGQLLDKILASVHLDSERDVYICNVVKCRPPGNRTPEPQEVDACKPYLLEQIRLVNPKVILLTGAVAVQAILEEKRGITKIRGQWFTWQGYDCMPVLHPAYLLRNPSREVGSPKWLMWQDIQAVRAKLDTLTTG, from the coding sequence ATGGACTTATTTCAATTGGCGGCTCCCCCCGACCCACCCGCTCCAACCGCTACCTATGCCAATTTGGAAGAATTAACCGCCACCTGTCTGACCTGTCAGAAGTGTGAATTAGCCGCCACCCGCACCCATGTGGTCGTCAGCCGGGGCAATCCCCACGCACCCCTGATGATCATCGGCGAAGGTCCAGGGCAACAGGAGGACGAAACCGGCTTGCCGTTTGTGGGACGGGCGGGGCAATTGCTGGATAAAATCCTGGCTTCCGTCCATTTGGATTCCGAACGGGATGTGTACATCTGCAATGTGGTCAAGTGCCGTCCACCGGGCAATCGCACCCCGGAACCCCAGGAGGTGGACGCTTGTAAACCCTATCTTTTGGAGCAAATCCGGTTGGTGAACCCGAAGGTGATTCTCCTCACTGGCGCAGTGGCGGTGCAAGCCATTTTGGAAGAAAAACGGGGCATTACCAAAATTCGCGGGCAGTGGTTCACCTGGCAGGGGTACGATTGTATGCCCGTGTTGCATCCTGCCTATCTCCTGCGGAACCCATCCCGGGAGGTGGGTAGCCCCAAATGGCTGATGTGGCAGGACATTCAGGCGGTGCGGGCGAAATTGGATACCCTGACAACGGGCTAA
- a CDS encoding mechanosensitive ion channel domain-containing protein, whose amino-acid sequence MRRWWSGLLALVAVWWLLTSLPVGAQQRPIPQLLSRKASAVVVDGRPLFDVRDSGNLTGVERADTVNRVLSQEIERRQADPQRVSAVTIVPDPTTGQITLRLNDQHLLTVTSADLGGERSPQVQAEVWKREIDSALNQAQQERTPDYRSQALVFTAITLVMALVGHLGLGWLRQWSVRALTRAVHTTAPHLEGTLRLITQMGFIGMQTGLWLAVFLYTTDLFPLSRSVRYSLFRALVVGLTTSIVTLGNRGYSLLDLLVLVTLFVLLWILSGTVAGVLKSRVLQMAGADQRVRELVAVFTRYAMVLLGSIILLQIWGLDVSSLTLLASVLGVGIGFGLQNTANNFVSGLIITLERPIQVGDFINVGDLQGTVERIGTRTTEIRTLDRVSIIVPNSRFVDNQVINWSLGNPVSRLHLPVGVAYGSPVETVRTALLEAARRHTDVLANPAPQVWLVNFGESAIMFDLLVWICEPREQYRIKSDLYYRVVESLAKYNITIPFPQRDVHIPALEQVVQHWARTATESATNGQIEVNQSNNPASLG is encoded by the coding sequence ATGCGTCGCTGGTGGAGTGGGTTACTAGCCTTAGTGGCGGTATGGTGGCTCCTCACGAGTCTGCCGGTGGGGGCACAGCAACGACCCATACCCCAGTTGCTCTCCCGCAAGGCTTCGGCGGTGGTGGTGGATGGTCGTCCTTTATTTGATGTGCGGGATTCGGGCAATTTGACCGGGGTGGAACGGGCGGATACGGTCAATCGGGTACTCTCTCAGGAAATCGAGCGGCGGCAAGCAGACCCCCAGCGGGTATCGGCGGTGACGATTGTGCCGGACCCCACCACTGGGCAGATCACCCTGCGGTTGAATGACCAGCATTTGTTGACGGTCACCAGTGCGGACTTGGGGGGCGAGCGCAGTCCCCAGGTGCAGGCGGAGGTTTGGAAGCGGGAGATTGACAGTGCCCTGAACCAGGCGCAACAGGAACGCACTCCCGACTATCGTTCCCAGGCGTTGGTATTTACGGCGATTACGCTGGTCATGGCTTTGGTGGGGCATTTGGGGCTGGGTTGGCTCCGCCAGTGGTCGGTGCGGGCACTCACCCGGGCAGTACATACAACGGCTCCCCATTTGGAGGGCACCCTGCGCCTGATTACCCAGATGGGGTTTATCGGCATGCAAACTGGGCTGTGGCTGGCGGTGTTTCTGTACACCACGGATTTATTTCCCCTGAGCCGGAGTGTCCGCTATTCCCTGTTCCGGGCGTTGGTGGTGGGGTTGACCACTTCCATTGTCACCCTGGGGAACCGGGGGTATTCCCTGTTGGATTTGCTGGTGCTGGTGACCTTGTTTGTCCTGCTGTGGATTTTATCCGGGACGGTGGCGGGGGTACTCAAATCCCGGGTGTTGCAGATGGCGGGGGCGGATCAGCGGGTGCGGGAATTGGTGGCGGTGTTTACCCGCTATGCGATGGTACTGCTGGGTTCGATTATTCTTTTGCAAATTTGGGGCTTGGATGTGAGTTCCCTGACCCTGTTGGCGAGTGTGCTGGGGGTGGGGATCGGGTTTGGGTTGCAAAATACGGCGAATAATTTTGTCAGCGGTCTGATCATCACCCTGGAGCGCCCGATTCAGGTGGGGGATTTTATCAACGTGGGGGATTTGCAGGGGACGGTGGAGCGGATCGGCACTCGCACGACGGAAATTCGCACCCTGGATCGAGTGTCCATCATCGTGCCGAATTCCCGGTTTGTGGACAACCAGGTGATCAATTGGAGTTTGGGCAATCCCGTGTCCCGGTTGCATCTGCCGGTGGGGGTCGCCTACGGTTCGCCGGTGGAAACGGTGCGGACGGCTTTGCTGGAGGCGGCTCGTCGTCATACGGATGTGTTAGCCAATCCCGCGCCCCAGGTGTGGTTGGTGAATTTCGGGGAAAGTGCCATTATGTTCGACCTGCTGGTGTGGATTTGTGAACCCCGGGAGCAATATCGCATCAAAAGTGACCTGTACTACCGGGTGGTGGAGAGTTTGGCGAAATACAATATCACTATTCCGTTCCCCCAACGGGATGTGCATATTCCCGCCTTGGAGCAGGTGGTGCAGCATTGGGCGCGAACTGCTACCGAGTCTGCCACCAACGGACAAATCGAGGTCAATCAATCCAATAATCCCGCTTCACTGGGCTAA
- the pheA gene encoding prephenate dehydratase — protein MFADPRIAYLGPTGTNSETVAHRFGERWERPQWLPTSTIAQVLHSVAQGEADYGVVPVENSLEGSVTTTLDLLWRLPDLYIQQGLILPIAHVLISHCSEMNQIQRVYSHPQALGQCQYWLEEHLPHVPWLPTRSTSEALQYVQREPAAAAIASPRAAELAHLPVLAVDLAADNLTRFWVIGTNPHRQGSHTTLAFSVPENAPGALVRALAHFAQAGINLSRIESRPTRRSLGEYFFSVDLEGAQCQPRIAQALAALAQETSCLRNYGSYTIAPVEMPAALAE, from the coding sequence ATGTTTGCTGATCCCCGCATTGCCTATCTCGGACCTACGGGCACCAACAGTGAAACGGTTGCCCATCGGTTTGGGGAGCGCTGGGAGCGTCCGCAATGGTTGCCCACCAGTACGATTGCCCAGGTGTTGCACAGCGTGGCGCAGGGGGAGGCGGACTACGGGGTGGTGCCGGTGGAAAATTCCCTGGAAGGGAGCGTCACGACCACGTTGGATTTGCTCTGGCGGTTGCCGGATTTGTACATTCAGCAGGGGTTGATCCTGCCCATTGCCCACGTCCTGATTAGCCACTGTTCGGAAATGAACCAGATTCAACGGGTGTATTCCCATCCCCAAGCCCTCGGACAATGTCAGTACTGGCTGGAGGAGCATTTACCCCATGTGCCCTGGTTGCCCACCCGTTCTACGAGCGAAGCCTTGCAGTACGTCCAGCGGGAACCGGCGGCGGCGGCGATTGCTTCCCCCCGGGCGGCTGAGTTAGCGCATTTACCCGTCTTGGCGGTGGATTTGGCGGCAGATAATCTCACCCGTTTTTGGGTCATTGGAACCAATCCTCACCGGCAGGGGAGCCACACCACCTTAGCGTTTAGTGTGCCGGAAAACGCACCGGGAGCCTTGGTGCGGGCATTGGCGCATTTTGCCCAGGCGGGGATCAATCTCAGCCGCATTGAATCCCGTCCCACCCGCCGTTCCCTGGGGGAGTATTTTTTCTCAGTGGATTTAGAGGGTGCCCAGTGCCAGCCCCGGATTGCGCAGGCGTTGGCGGCATTAGCGCAGGAAACCAGTTGTTTGCGTAATTACGGAAGCTATACAATTGCCCCGGTGGAAATGCCAGCGGCTCTGGCAGAGTAA
- a CDS encoding DUF1997 domain-containing protein, producing MLVHFAAQESVTVPVPRQPIPIEHYLRQPQRLVYAIADPQQVEVLADQVYRLKMRPRNFFSFTIQPVVDMRVWTEASNILHIQSVGCEIRGVPYIDRRFRLNLTGTLQAVRSSRASSLVGQAQLQVEVEVPPPLNMMPKIIVEAAGDSLLSSVLGLIKQQLTRQLITDYQQWVASTTQADANPQGHLVWET from the coding sequence ATGTTGGTACATTTTGCGGCTCAGGAATCGGTGACCGTGCCCGTGCCGCGCCAACCTATTCCTATTGAACACTACCTGCGCCAACCCCAGCGATTGGTCTATGCGATTGCCGACCCCCAGCAGGTGGAAGTGTTGGCTGACCAGGTGTACCGACTGAAAATGCGCCCCCGCAATTTTTTTTCGTTTACCATCCAGCCCGTGGTGGATATGCGGGTGTGGACGGAAGCTTCTAATATTTTGCACATCCAGTCCGTCGGCTGTGAAATCCGGGGCGTGCCCTACATTGACCGCCGGTTTCGGCTGAATTTAACGGGTACCCTACAGGCGGTGCGTTCGTCCCGGGCTTCCTCCTTGGTGGGGCAAGCCCAGTTGCAGGTGGAAGTGGAGGTGCCCCCGCCTTTGAATATGATGCCTAAGATCATTGTGGAAGCCGCCGGGGACAGCCTGCTCAGCAGTGTGTTGGGGTTGATCAAACAGCAATTGACCCGGCAATTGATTACCGATTATCAGCAATGGGTCGCCAGCACCACCCAGGCGGACGCCAACCCCCAAGGTCATCTGGTTTGGGAAACCTGA
- a CDS encoding ribonuclease HII: MLTHRELGVDEVGRGALCGPVVSAAVVLDATGKAQLHRWGLCESKQLTPRQRQAWVPRIQNIALGWHIAWADPWEIDTYNILQATLRSMYRAITAIPLTPDVCLVDGCHAIPDLPYPQKTVIDGDATEISIAAASVLAKVWRDECLTQLASTYPVYDLARNKGYGTPTHRLALQRYGPSSIHRLSFRPCQVSQTR, encoded by the coding sequence ATGCTAACCCACCGGGAATTGGGCGTGGATGAAGTGGGACGGGGTGCCCTCTGCGGACCGGTGGTGAGTGCCGCCGTGGTGCTGGATGCAACGGGCAAAGCCCAATTGCACCGCTGGGGACTCTGTGAAAGCAAACAATTGACCCCCCGGCAGAGGCAAGCCTGGGTGCCCCGCATTCAAAACATAGCGCTGGGGTGGCACATCGCCTGGGCAGACCCCTGGGAAATTGATACCTATAATATTCTCCAAGCCACCTTGCGCTCCATGTACCGAGCCATTACTGCCATTCCCCTCACACCCGATGTATGTCTGGTGGATGGGTGCCATGCCATTCCCGATTTGCCCTACCCCCAAAAAACGGTGATTGACGGGGATGCCACTGAAATCAGCATTGCTGCCGCCAGTGTATTGGCGAAAGTCTGGCGGGATGAATGTCTAACGCAACTTGCATCAACCTACCCCGTTTATGATTTAGCCCGCAATAAGGGGTACGGTACGCCTACCCATCGCCTTGCCCTGCAACGGTACGGACCCAGTAGCATCCATCGCCTGTCCTTTCGTCCCTGTCAGGTTTCCCAAACCAGATGA
- a CDS encoding DUF1997 domain-containing protein: protein MAEFTPFQSSFSDCMPMYAPAQQVADYLDAHQGWFHRCAQPMQVEPIGKTGYALGLGRFGALGYELEPRIGLDLLPAEGRTYRIQTVPVPGFTPEDYQVDFQASLTLVEMPLSPELAPELPHLSVMTQVEWHLDLGVAVHFPRFIKVLPETLIQRTGDGLLRQIVRQVSRRLTRRVQEDFHHSQGLPMPKPVHQFRWWRRHDQRRC, encoded by the coding sequence ATGGCTGAGTTTACCCCGTTTCAGAGTAGCTTTAGCGACTGTATGCCCATGTACGCCCCGGCGCAACAGGTGGCGGACTATTTGGATGCCCACCAGGGTTGGTTTCACCGCTGTGCCCAGCCGATGCAGGTGGAACCGATTGGGAAAACCGGCTATGCCCTGGGGTTGGGGCGGTTTGGGGCATTGGGTTATGAATTGGAACCCCGGATTGGCTTGGATTTGCTCCCCGCTGAGGGGCGAACCTACCGCATTCAAACCGTCCCCGTGCCGGGATTTACCCCGGAGGACTATCAGGTGGATTTTCAGGCGAGTTTAACCCTCGTGGAAATGCCTTTATCCCCGGAACTTGCCCCGGAATTGCCCCATTTGAGCGTCATGACCCAGGTGGAATGGCATTTGGATTTGGGGGTGGCGGTGCATTTTCCCCGGTTTATCAAGGTACTACCGGAAACCCTGATCCAACGCACGGGGGATGGGCTACTGCGGCAGATTGTCCGGCAAGTGTCCCGCCGTTTGACCCGCCGGGTGCAGGAGGATTTTCACCACAGCCAGGGTTTGCCCATGCCCAAACCGGTGCATCAGTTTCGCTGGTGGCGTCGCCACGACCAACGCCGGTGCTGA